AGTGCCGCGGCGGCCTCGGCGAGCGTGGCGCCGGGGCGCAGGACGCGACCCGCGACCTCCTTCATCTCCGTCTCGATGCGGAAGAACTCCTCCCAGCCCCAGGCGTAGGCCTCGGCCAGGTCCAGCCGCGCGCCGATGAAGTAGCGCGACCACAGCTGGTAGATCTCGGGCCCCGAGGCGTCCTTGGCCGGGGCCTTCGGCGCGAGGTCGGCGCGGAGGAACCGGGCGAAGTCGGCGTAGGCCCGGGAGGCGGCGTCCGCGCCCGCCGCCAGCTCGGTGCGCAGCGTGGCGCTCACGTCCGTCCGGTCGTCGGCGCCCTTGATCAACGAGGTGAAGAAGGAGTCGACGTCGCCGCCGCCGGACCAGGTGTCGCACTGTTCGGCGACCTTCTGGACCTGGCGCACCGCCGCGCAGCGCCCGGCGTCGGCGCCCGCGCCCAGCGACACCCGCAGGCCGGCGAGCGCGTCGGGGACGGCTCGCATCCGGGCGGCGATGTTCTCCCACTGCTCCGCGTCGTCGGTGGGCATCAGGTCGAAGATCTCGCGGATCTCCTGGACCGGGCTCGCGATGACGTTCAACGCGGAGGAGTCCAGTCCGGCCTGGTGGATCTCGTCGTGGAGGCCGATGCGCTCCTGGAACACGGCCTTGGCGATCCGCTCGGCGGCGTCGGTCGGCTCGGCCGCCGCCATCGCCCGCAGTGCCTCGGTCCCCAGCTCGTTCCTGGCCGCGAAGCCCTCCGGGGAGAAGTCGGTCAACTTGTGGTCGTGCCCCGGGACGCCGAAGACGGTGGCCTCGTTCGGGGAGAGCGCCACGAAGTCGTCGACGTAGCGGTCACTGATCTCATGGACGCCCTGGGCAGGAGGAGTGGAGGACATGCGGGCACGCTACCTGTTCGTCCCGCGCGGGTCGGCGGCTTTTTCGACCGAGGCCGACGGCGCGGGCAGGCACCCGGGCGGCGCTCCGGCGGGCCGTGGCGGGCGGCGGCACGATGGTGTCATCGGCTCGGCGGCGCCGCCGTGACTCGTGCGGCGGAGCCTCCGGCCGACTGTGCGACGGCGTCGGCGCGAGACGCGGTCTTCCCGACTCGGGCCCTGCCGGAGTGGTCGTCCGCAGGCGTGTGATCAGCGACGACGCCGTAAGACGAGAGATGTTCATACTCCCGAGTGGACCCCTGCTCATCTCAGGCGCGACCGCGGAACCTCCTGCGAAGATGAGCCGGTGGCCCCGATGACCCCCGTGACGCCCGCTCGTCGAAGGGCGTCGGCACTCGCTCTGCTCCTGGCGCTCATCGCCGTGCTCGCGGCCGGGTGTCTACGGCTCGACATCACGATGGCCATCAACGACCAGGATCGAGTCGCGGGACGGTTCGTCGTCGCCGCGCTGCCCACCCGTCCCGACGACGTCGGCCCGGTGATCCAGGTGCCGCCCGGGATGGACCAGCTCATCACCGTCGAGCCGTACGACTCCGACGGTTACGTCGGCACGCTGCTGACCTTCGACAACCTGACCTTCGAACAGCTCCAGGAGCTGGTCGCCCACGGCCCGCAGGCCACCCGCTATCGCTTCAACCTGCGACAGATCGGCGAGAACCTGTCCTTCAACACGACGATGGACCTGAACCAGGTGCGTGAGGAGAACGCCGACATCAGGATCGCCGTCACCTTCCCCGCCGAGGTGGACAACACCAACGGCCGCACCGAAGACCGCACGGTGACCTGGCAGCCGCGGGCGGGCCAGATGAACACCCTGCGGGCCTCGCTGGAGCACGGCGGAGCCGGCGACACCTGGATCTGGGGAGCGGTGATCATCGGCGCGCTCACCGGCAGCGCCTCGGTGCTGATCGGCATCCTCGCCCTGCACGCCCACCGGTACAGCCGCAGGCTGATCCGCCGCTGATCACGAGGGCGGCGCAGGCCGAGCGGGGCCGCGCCGCGATCGCCGCCGAGCCACGCCGCGTCGGTCCGGCCGTCGCGAAACCCGGCCGGACGCCCGACCGCCGCCGATCCGGCGACCGGGCTCAGCACCTCGCGCAGGGTCGCCGCGCGGCCCTCGTCATCAGGGCCGGACCGGCAGCAGTCCCAGCCTGCCGACCACCTCGCGTGTCGCCGTCGCCCTGTTGAGCGTGTAGAAGTGCAGTGCGTCGACGCCCTCGGCGAGCAGCGTCGAGCACAGCTCGGTCACCACCTCGATGCCCTCCGCGCGAAAGGCCGCCGGGTCGTCGGCATGGCGTTCCAGCCTGCGGGCCAGCGCGGGCGGCACGTCCGCACCGGACAGCTCGACCGTCTTGGTCAGCATGCGCTGCGTGGTCAACGGCATGACGCCGGGCAACAGCGGTACGTCGCAGCCCCTCGCGGCGAGCCGGTCCCGCAGTCGCAGGAAGTCGTCCGGCTGGAAGAAGAGCTGGGCGATGGCGAAATCGGCGCCCGCGCGAATCTTGCGCACGAGGTGATCGGCGTCGACTTCCAGATCCGCCGATCGAGGATGGCCGTAAGGAAAGGCGGCCACGCCGACGCAGAACGGCCCCAGCTCCCGGACCAGCCGCACCAGCTCCTCCGCATAGGTGATGCCCTCGGGATGCGGCACCCATTCGCCCATCGGGTCGCCGGGCGGGTCGCCGCGCACCGCCAACACGTTGTGCACGCCGACGGCCGCATACCAGCCGATGACGTTGCGCAGTTCGTCGAGCGAATGGTTCACGCCGGTCAGATGCGCCATCGGCACCAGGGTCGTCTCCTGGGCGATACGCCCGGTGGTGCGGATGGTGCGATCCCGGCTCGAACCGCCCGCGCCATAGGTGATGGACACGAAAGCCGGGTCCAGCGGCTCCAGCTCACGAACCGCACGCCAGAGCCTGCGTTCACTCTCATCGTCGCGTGGCGGGAAGAACTCCACGGAGAACACCGGGCGTTGCGCTCTCAATCGATCCACGACGGCCGTCATGATTTCCAGACTAGGGCCGTCCACATCGTGAACCGCTGGAGGAACGGACGATGCACATGCCCGCTCCGGCTCGATCACGACCCCGCCTGGAGTGACCCCCGTCGCCTTTCGGAGGATGGGGCCCGTGCATTCCTCCCCCCGATCGCCCGCCGTTGCCGATGACGACCTTCCTGACCTGGTACGCGCCGAACTCGTCTCGTTCTTCGAGGCCAGGCAGGCAGCGCTGCGGACGTCGGTGGACGAGTTCGCCGAGGCGACGGATTCGCTGATCGAACTCGTGCTGGGCGGCGGGAAGCGACTGCGACCTACCTTCGCATGGTGGGGCTGGCGGGCGGCGGGCGGCGAGCCGTCGTCGCCGCAGGCGCGTTCGGTGCTGCGCGCGGCGAGCGCCCTCGAACTGATTCAGGGCTGCGCGCTGGTTCACGACGATCTGATGGACGACTCGCCCCGGCGGCGGGGGCTGCCCACGGTCCACGTCACCTTCGCCGAACGGCATCGCCGGTCGGGCTGGGCCACCGGATCGGACCGGTTCGGGATGGCCGCGGCGGTGCTGCTCGGCGACCTCTCCCTCGCCTGGGCCGATGACATGCTCCGGGAGTCGGGACTGTCCACGACCGCCGCGGCCAGGGCCGCCCGGCCGTGGCAGGCGATGCGCACGGAGATGCTGGCGGGGCAGTACCTCGACATGCTCGCCCAGGTACGCGGGGACGAGGACCCGGAGACCGCACTGCGAATCGACCGACTC
This genomic stretch from Actinoalloteichus hoggarensis harbors:
- a CDS encoding DUF885 domain-containing protein, giving the protein MSSTPPAQGVHEISDRYVDDFVALSPNEATVFGVPGHDHKLTDFSPEGFAARNELGTEALRAMAAAEPTDAAERIAKAVFQERIGLHDEIHQAGLDSSALNVIASPVQEIREIFDLMPTDDAEQWENIAARMRAVPDALAGLRVSLGAGADAGRCAAVRQVQKVAEQCDTWSGGGDVDSFFTSLIKGADDRTDVSATLRTELAAGADAASRAYADFARFLRADLAPKAPAKDASGPEIYQLWSRYFIGARLDLAEAYAWGWEEFFRIETEMKEVAGRVLRPGATLAEAAAALDADPRYQITGQDAFQQWMQNLSDAALRELRGVHFDIPDALMNLECRIAPPGGGNGAYYTGPSDDMSRPGRMWWSVNTGRADFATWREVTTVYHEGVPGHHLQVATAVHERERLNRFQRLMCWVSGHGEGWALYSERLMRELGYLSDDGDLMGMLNAQLLRAARVIVDIGMHLELEIPKGTGFHEGERWTPELGLEFMLTRTIEDQDLVRDEIDRYLGWPGQAPSYKLGERLWLAARDDARKRGGADFDIKAFHRDALAMGALGLDDLREQLARL
- a CDS encoding DUF3153 domain-containing protein, yielding MTPVTPARRRASALALLLALIAVLAAGCLRLDITMAINDQDRVAGRFVVAALPTRPDDVGPVIQVPPGMDQLITVEPYDSDGYVGTLLTFDNLTFEQLQELVAHGPQATRYRFNLRQIGENLSFNTTMDLNQVREENADIRIAVTFPAEVDNTNGRTEDRTVTWQPRAGQMNTLRASLEHGGAGDTWIWGAVIIGALTGSASVLIGILALHAHRYSRRLIRR
- the metF gene encoding methylenetetrahydrofolate reductase [NAD(P)H], with product MTAVVDRLRAQRPVFSVEFFPPRDDESERRLWRAVRELEPLDPAFVSITYGAGGSSRDRTIRTTGRIAQETTLVPMAHLTGVNHSLDELRNVIGWYAAVGVHNVLAVRGDPPGDPMGEWVPHPEGITYAEELVRLVRELGPFCVGVAAFPYGHPRSADLEVDADHLVRKIRAGADFAIAQLFFQPDDFLRLRDRLAARGCDVPLLPGVMPLTTQRMLTKTVELSGADVPPALARRLERHADDPAAFRAEGIEVVTELCSTLLAEGVDALHFYTLNRATATREVVGRLGLLPVRP
- a CDS encoding polyprenyl synthetase family protein gives rise to the protein MGPVHSSPRSPAVADDDLPDLVRAELVSFFEARQAALRTSVDEFAEATDSLIELVLGGGKRLRPTFAWWGWRAAGGEPSSPQARSVLRAASALELIQGCALVHDDLMDDSPRRRGLPTVHVTFAERHRRSGWATGSDRFGMAAAVLLGDLSLAWADDMLRESGLSTTAAARAARPWQAMRTEMLAGQYLDMLAQVRGDEDPETALRIDRLKSAAYTVERPLHLGAAIAGAPPEVVDGLRAYGRAVGVAFQLRDDQLGVFGDPAVTGKPAGDDLREGKRTLLMSIGMRRAAEQANDSASAILRAAVGNAELDEDGVAAARAVLLDLGAVAEVEEEIDRLTDQASTELATTPITSVARERLIGLAASATRRDH